The Zingiber officinale cultivar Zhangliang chromosome 9A, Zo_v1.1, whole genome shotgun sequence genome window below encodes:
- the LOC122020937 gene encoding uncharacterized protein LOC122020937: MAVAPNVETIAASLRSCSLGEGREGGRSPPLQAHLAEVSDESGGGGGISVELNSEIALPVQWEQCLDLRTGEIYYINWENGDRTTEDPRSTSGGYSSSNYYDDGDDGASDEYSSSRGGGGSGGDDKDASDEEDTADSSSLSSASPSPSSSVEDPIGEDHTLVAAGCKACFMYFMVPKRVDSCPKCAGGLLHLGRNG, translated from the exons ATGGCGGTGGCCCCCAATGTTGAGACGATCGCCGCGTCGCTGAGGAGCTGCTCGCTGGGGGAAGGACGAGAAGGGGGGCGCTCGCCGCCGCTCCAGGCTCATCTCGCCGAGGTGAGCGACgagagcggcggcggcggcgggatCTCGGTGGAGCTCAACTCGGAGATCGCCCTCCCAGTCCAGTGGGAGCAGTGCCTCGACTTGCGG ACTGGAGAAATTTACTACATCAACTGGGAGAACGGAGACCGGACCACCGAGGATCCTCGAAGCACTTCCGGCGGCTACAGCTCCAGCAACTACTATGACGACGGCGACGACGGGGCCTCCGACGAGTACAGCTCTTCCAGAGGCGGCGGTGGCAGCGGCGGCGACGACAAGGATGCTTCCGACGAGGAAGACACAGCCGATTCCTCCAGCCTCTCCTCTGCATCCCCGTCGCCATCTTCCTCCGTCGAGGATCCCATCGGCGAAGACCACACGCTCGTCGCCGCCGGCTGCAAGGCCTGCTTCATGTACTTCATGGTCCCGAAGCGCGTCGACTCCTGCCCCAAGTGCGCCGGCGGCCTCCTCCACCTCGGCCGCAACGGCTAG
- the LOC122020811 gene encoding protein TIFY 9-like, whose protein sequence is MAEHDFFQIEKQNAARYGVVDGRSSARGIQSVVSRINPQLLRSVIAPGPASMWPANAALLLSSSSPPPVTAPNPSIRSVTEISKETMPLTIFYRGTVAVFDLPRDKTEAILKLAETANADNVIGGTEGMSLPEDLLPMSRRKSLRRFLAKRKQRLTESGPYVKVKEVEDSGKIRFRSSQAGVACCSLRPESRLGGQG, encoded by the exons ATGGCGGAGCACGATTTCTTCCAGATCGAGAAGCAGAACGCGGCCAGATACGGTGTCGTGGATGGAAGAAGCTCCGCGCGAG GGATCCAAAGCGTGGTGTCGAGGATCAACCCGCAGCTTCTCCGGAGCGTGATTGCCCCCGGTCCCGCCTCGATGTGGCCGGCGAACGCCGCCTTACTTTTGTCTTCTTCGTCTCCGCCGCCGGTGACGGCCCCGAACCCCTCCATCAG ATCGGTTACGGAGATTTCAAAGGAGACGATGCCGCTGACGATCTTTTACAGAGGCACGGTGGCCGTTTTTGACCTACCACGAGACAAG ACGGAGGCGATTTTGAAACTGGCAGAGACGGCAAATGCCGACAATGTAATTGGCGGAACGGAAGGCATGAGTTTGCCGGAGG ACCTGCTTCCGATGTCTCGGAGGAAGTCACTGCGGCGATTCCTCGCGAAACGCAAGCAGAG GTTGACCGAGTCAGGTCCATACGTGAAGGTGAAGGAGGTGGAAGATTCGGGGAAGATTAGGTTTCGGTCTTCGCAAGCTGGCGTTGCGTGCTGCTCGCTCAGGCCTGAATCGCGTTTAGGTGGCCAGGGATGA